From the Phyllobacterium sp. T1293 genome, the window GTCAGCGCGCTGACGCCGAGCGTTGTATCGGGCAGGCTGACGCCCTTCTTGTCGGAAATCTTGGTGCCTGATACCACGCGGCAGGTGATGGACTTGCCATCGGAGGCTTCCGCGACCAGAGCGAGCTTGCCATCATCAACAAGCAGACGGTGCCCGGCTTCAACCGCTTCCAGAATTTCCGGATGCGGCAGGAACACGCGGGTGTTGTCACCCAGCGCCTCATTGTTGTCGAGCGTGAAAATCTGTCCCGGAACGAGGTCAACCTTACCTTCGGCGAATTTGCCGACGCGCAGTTTCGGTCCCTGCAAGTCGGCCAGAATGCCGATTGGCCGACCCACTTCCTTTTCGACGTTGCGCAGGCGGCGGACAAGTTCGCGCATGAGTTCATGGCTGGCATGGCTCATATTGATGCGGAACACGTCGGCACCGGCTTCAAACAGTTTGCGAATCATCGCTTCGTCTGAAGAAGCGGGACCCAGAGTGGCGAGGATTTTGACCTTACGGCGACGTCTCATCGAGGAGGGGTATCCGTTACAATTGGAGCTGAGGGAGGAGTTTCTTCCGTAAGCTGGACCATCCAGCTTGATTGTTCCCCGGTATCATACTCCTGAAATCCTGCGCGCTGGAACCCGCGCGCAAAACAGTCATTGATACCGGTAATCTTGAACTGGTTTTCCGCCACGCACATGTTCACCTTGCCATCCCAGCGGCCGCCGCTCTGGGCGTCCTCGGCATAGAGATAGTAATAGCGCGACGTCAGCGGGCCGACGACCAGTGTGGTGCAGGAGGACGCATTGACATGCCACCAGCCTTCCGTGATCCAGCCCGTCTTCGCCCGATAACCAAGCGCGACGCCGACGAGATTTTGTGTGGTGTTGCACACGCGAAAATCGGCATGGGCTTTCTCCGGCGCAAAGACACTGCCTGCTACGAAAATGAATAAAAAAGCCGCTAGAAAGCTGCTCAATCGCGTCCGCTGATGCTGGTCAGCGCGGAAAATGATGCCCCTGCGCAATATTGCCTCCGTCCGTCTTAGACTCCTTTTCCGCAGTTTCACGTGCATTGTCAACGCGCTAATCGGCCTAACATGCAGTTCCTTGAGCACTGCGACAAAAGATTGGTGGTTGCATTCGCAATCAGGGCGTGAAACACAAAAAAATCTCCCGAATAATCGCGCAAGAGAACGTTCATATGCCGTTTTCCCCTTTCCATCTTGTCCATGGCAACGAGGCCAGAGGTCTGGTGCTGCTGGCTGACCATGCCCGCCGCGATTTGCCTGAGGAATATGGCTCGCTTGGTCTGCCACCTCAGCAATTTGAACGGCATATTGCCTATGATATTGGTGTCGAGCTTTTGACCCGGAAACTGGCTGTTATGCTGGATGTTCCGGCGGTGCTTGGCGGCTTTTCCCGTTTGCTGATCGATCCAAACCGGGGAGAGGACGATCCAACGTTGATCATGCGCCTGTCCGATGGCGCGATCATTCCGGGAAACAATCCAATGCCGGAAGCCGAACATCAAAAACGCGTGAATGATTTCTATCGCCCCTATCATGATGAGGTCGCGGATAGGATCGATGCGGTTGCCAAGGTAAGCGGCAAGGCACCGCTGGTCATTTCCATCCATTCATTCACCGCGTTCTGGAAGACAACGCCAAGGCCATGGCATGCGGGTATTCTCTGGGACAGCGATCCGCGCGTGGTTCTGCCGCTCATCAAGGCTTTGGAGGCTGATCCACAACTGGTGGTCGGGGATAATGAGCCCTATGACGGGGCACTGCGCAATGACACGATGTTCAAACATTGTATCGTGCCGGGCCTCGCCCATGCCTTGATCGAGGTGCGGCAGGATTTGATCGCCGATGAGACCGGGATTGGTGAATGGGCTGATCGTCTGGCACCGATCCTTGAAGCCATCAATGCTGATCCCGATATGCATGTTGTCAGGCAATATGGTTCGCGGACCGGCCCACTGGAGGAAGTTTGAACATGAACGATCTTACGGAAGAGCAGCGTATTGCCCTCGAGGCGGCGGCGTTCCGGCGTCTGGTGGAGCATCTGCGCGAACGCAGCGATGTTCAGAATATCGACCTGATGAATCTGGCCGGTTTCTGCCGCAACTGCCTGTCCAACTGGTATCGTGAAGCCGCCGACGGGGCGGGTATTGCCATTTCAAAGGATGAATCCCGCGAGATCATCTATGGCGAACCCTATGCCGAATGGCAGGCCAAGCATCAGCGCGAGGCCAGCGATGCACAGAAAGCCGCCTTTGAAGTGAACAAGCCTTCCCATTGAGGGTGTGGGTGGTGGTGACGAGTTTGGGGTAGTTGCGTGGTTCGTGGTTCGACAAGCTCACCACACACACCCGAGCTTCCAGGGGATGAATCAAACACAACTATCTTGCGATGAAACTCTATGTGTCTTGACTCATCCTAGGCGGGTCGGGCATCGGAACCCCAGAGGCGGCGCTCCCGAGTCGCACAATCAATTTTTACGGAGCAGAATATGAGCATGGATGATGTAGCGCCACAGGGTGGTGTCGAAGGTGTTGCGGCTGCGGAATTGCGGCAGTTCATTGAGCGCATCGAGCGCCTTGAGGAAGAAAAGACCACGCTTCAGGACGACATCAAGGAAGTCATGGCGGAAGCCAAGGGGCGCGGCTATGACACCAAGATCATCCGCACGATCGTTCGCCT encodes:
- a CDS encoding DUF1036 domain-containing protein; the encoded protein is MRRGIIFRADQHQRTRLSSFLAAFLFIFVAGSVFAPEKAHADFRVCNTTQNLVGVALGYRAKTGWITEGWWHVNASSCTTLVVGPLTSRYYYLYAEDAQSGGRWDGKVNMCVAENQFKITGINDCFARGFQRAGFQEYDTGEQSSWMVQLTEETPPSAPIVTDTPPR
- a CDS encoding N-formylglutamate amidohydrolase — its product is MPFSPFHLVHGNEARGLVLLADHARRDLPEEYGSLGLPPQQFERHIAYDIGVELLTRKLAVMLDVPAVLGGFSRLLIDPNRGEDDPTLIMRLSDGAIIPGNNPMPEAEHQKRVNDFYRPYHDEVADRIDAVAKVSGKAPLVISIHSFTAFWKTTPRPWHAGILWDSDPRVVLPLIKALEADPQLVVGDNEPYDGALRNDTMFKHCIVPGLAHALIEVRQDLIADETGIGEWADRLAPILEAINADPDMHVVRQYGSRTGPLEEV
- a CDS encoding DUF1244 domain-containing protein; the protein is MNDLTEEQRIALEAAAFRRLVEHLRERSDVQNIDLMNLAGFCRNCLSNWYREAADGAGIAISKDESREIIYGEPYAEWQAKHQREASDAQKAAFEVNKPSH
- a CDS encoding DUF2312 domain-containing protein; the encoded protein is MSMDDVAPQGGVEGVAAAELRQFIERIERLEEEKTTLQDDIKEVMAEAKGRGYDTKIIRTIVRLRKKDANERKEEEAILELYMNALGMV